A window of the Brassica napus cultivar Da-Ae chromosome A2, Da-Ae, whole genome shotgun sequence genome harbors these coding sequences:
- the LOC106419696 gene encoding putative clathrin assembly protein At1g68110 yields MKLWKRAAAAIKDQKSLIAVGFSRRASYRNTDLEAAIIKATSHDDSSVDYSNAQRVYKWIKASPLNLKTLNHALSSRVNHTRSWIVALKSLMLLHGVVSCKVPSVVGEIRRLPFDLSDFSDGHSSLSRTWGFNIFVRAYFAFLNSYSSFTSDQIIRTRANLRSDKVDSVKQQLDRIQKLQSLLDLILQIRPIADNMKRALILEAMDCIVLESINIYGRICSGIIKILPAAGKTDAARSLKIVNKATSQGEDLAMYFEFCKGFGVSNARDTPQFVTIPMAEVEAMEKMVKRVEKDEEEVVEEEEKAIVLLEKPRLQTIITDKWETFEDDEYCFSEKAIQEYHQDPLPLVVSNRPVCYTMPDLITF; encoded by the coding sequence ATGAAGCTCTGGAAACGAGCTGCTGCTGCGATCAAAGACCAGAAGAGCTTAATAGCCGTCGGATTCTCACGGCGAGCTTCATACCGGAACACGGATCTCGAAGCAGCCATCATCAAAGCCACCTCCCACGACGACTCCTCCGTCGACTATTCGAACGCTCAACGCGTCTACAAATGGATCAAAGCCTCTCCTCTCAACCTCAAAACTCTAAACCACGCTCTATCCTCCCGCGTCAACCACACGCGAAGCTGGATCGTCGCGCTCAAATCCCTGATGCTTCTCCACGGTGTAGTCAGCTGCAAAGTCCCTTCCGTCGTAGGAGAGATTCGTCGTCTTCCTTTCGATCTCTCTGATTTCTCCGACGGACATTCATCTCTCAGCAGAACCTGGGGGTTCAACATCTTCGTTCGCGCTTACTTCGCTTTCCTTAACAGCTACTCTTCCTTCACATCCGATCAGATCATCCGCACCCGCGCGAATCTACGATCTGACAAAGTCGATTCCGTGAAGCAACAGCTTGATAGGATACAAAAACTGCAGTCTCTTCTCGATTTGATTCTCCAGATACGTCCTATTGCCGATAACATGAAGAGAGCGTTGATCCTAGAAGCCATGGATTGCATCGTCCTCGAGAGCATCAACATTTACGGTAGAATATGCAGCGGAATCATCAAAATCCTCCCGGCGGCCGGCAAAACAGACGCCGCCAGGAGTTTAAAGATCGTCAACAAGGCGACGTCTCAGGGAGAAGACCTAGCTATGTACTTTGAATTCTGCAAAGGCTTTGGCGTCTCAAACGCGCGGGATACGCCTCAGTTTGTTACTATACCGATGGCCGAAGTAGAAGCAATGGAGAAAATGGTCAAACGCGTcgaaaaagatgaagaagaagtagtggaggaggaagagaaagcCATTGTACTGTTGGAGAAACCGAGATTGCAGACGATCATAACAGACAAATGGGAGACTTTCGAAGACGACGAGTATTGTTTCAGCGAAAAAGCGATTCAAGAATATCATCAAGATCCTCTGCCTCTTGTAGTATCGAACCGGCCAGTTTGTTACACAATGCCAGATTTGATTACGTTCTAG
- the LOC106419723 gene encoding protein BASIC PENTACYSTEINE3-like, with the protein MDEDGLSNRNWGYYDQSQFRPSLGFQLIPSIVDRNEKQFLFPQNPNFITTNNGYCGGGSSSSNVMSFPRDYTASDAPFMSYSWLNQHRDSKFFNNLPNNPSNHHTLLDPRAQPMQLLQFPKPEAGEVDESLKRRQCGGGQRADPKAKKERKLKDNIVPRMQRERSPLRKSIEMVINGVTIDIGCLPVPVCSCTGLSQQCYRWGCGGWQSACCTTNVSMYPLPMNTKKRGARIAGRKMSQGAFKKVLEKLSADGFDFSGPIDLKSHWAKHGTNKFVTIR; encoded by the coding sequence ATGGATGAAGATGGGTTGAGCAACCGGAACTGGGGTTATTACGACCAGTCTCAGTTCAGACCAAGTTTAGGTTTTCAACTAATACCAAGTATTGTTGACCGTAACGAGAAGCAGTTTCTCTTCCCTCAGAACCCAAACTTCATAACCACCAATAATGGCTACTGTGGTGGTGGTAGTAGCAGCAGCAATGTCATGTCGTTTCCGCGCGATTACACTGCCTCTGATGCACCGTTCATGAGCTACAGCTGGTTAAACCAGCACAGAGATAGCAAGTTCTTTAACAACTTACCTAATAACCCTTCAAACCATCACACCCTTCTAGATCCCAGGGCTCAGCCAATGCAGCTTCTGCAGTTTCCTAAACCCGAGGCGGGCGAGGTTGATGAGTCTCTTAAGAGAAGGCAATGCGGTGGTGGTCAGAGAGCTGATCCCAAGGCAAAGAAAGAGAGGAAGCTGAAGGATAATATTGTTCCGAGAATGCAGAGGGAGAGAAGTCCTTTGAGGAAGAGCATAGAGATGGTGATAAATGGTGTTACAATAGATATTGGTTGTCTACCGGTTCCGGTTTGCTCGTGTACCGGGTTGTCTCAACAGTGTTACAGGTGGGGTTGTGGGGGATGGCAGTCTGCGTGTTGTACAACCAATGTGTCCATGTACCCTTTGCCAATGAACACTAAAAAGCGCGGTGCTCGAATCGCCGGAAGGAAAATGAGCCAAGGTGCATTTAAGAAAGTTCTTGAGAAACTCTCTGCTGATGGTTTTGATTTCTCAGGCCCTATTGATTTGAAGTCTCATTGGGCAAAACATGGAACCAACAAGTTTGTCACCATCAGATAG